In Arachis stenosperma cultivar V10309 chromosome 1, arast.V10309.gnm1.PFL2, whole genome shotgun sequence, one DNA window encodes the following:
- the LOC130961547 gene encoding E3 ubiquitin-protein ligase At4g11680-like: MMSSISSETQQNRPSLMTRTAMRISRSRWFTFLRRVFHYQNGPSSTSSELGSNPFNSSTWMGLELVALVVQITSTTLTLAISKSERPIWPMRIWVAGYDIACVLNLLLLCGRYHQIHVTTHRDVLSDLEQQRYNNGDASLQRRAHLMNKCRSSLELFFAMWFVMGNVWAFDSRFGSFQEAPKLNILCIILLSWNAICYSFPFLLFLLLCCIVPLISTLLGYNMNMGSNAKGASEDQISQIPSWRYKQVHDHHVLDHCNHNDCSQTFINEDQECCICLNKYKDKEEVRQLPCFHLFHKKCVDQWLRIISCCPLCKQGLQR; the protein is encoded by the exons atgaTGAGTTCTATTTCTTCTGAAACACAACAAAATAGGCCTTCTTTGATGACTAGAACGGCCATGAGAATATCGAGATCGAGATGGTTCACATTCTTGAGGAGAGTATTTCACTACCAAAATGGGCCGAGTTCTACTTCGTCAGAACTCGGCTCGAACCCTTTCAATTCCAGCACCTGGATGGGGCTGGAATTGGTTGCATTGGTGGTTCAAATAACTAGCACGACTCTCACTCTTGCGATTTCCAAGAGTGAGAGACCAATTTGGCCTATGAGGATTTGGGTAGCTGGTTATGACATTGCTTGTGTCCTTAATTTGTTGCTTCTTTGTGGCCGCTACCATCAAATTCATGTCACCACTCATAGAGATGTTCTCAGCGATTTGGAGCAGCAGAGATACAATAATGGGGATGCAAG TTTACAGAGAAGGGCACATTTGATGAACAAATGCCGGAGTTCATTGGAGCTTTTCTTTGCAATGTGGTTTGTGATGGGAAATGTTTGGGCCTTTGACTCACGTTTTGGGTCATTCCAAGAAGCCCCAAAACTCAATATTCTATGCATAATTTTGCTCTCTTGGAATGCAATATGCTACTCTTTCCCTTTCCTATTGTTCTTGTTGCTTTGTTGCATTGTCCCTTTGATTAGTACCCTCCTTGGTTACAACATGAACATGGGATCTAATGCTAAGGGTGCCTCTGAGGATCAAATCTCACAGATTCCAAGTTGGAGATACAAACAAGTTCATGATCATCATGTCTTGGATCATTGCAATCATAATGATTGTTCTCAAACAttcatcaatgaggatcaa GAGTGTTGTATTTGCTTGAACAAGTACAAAGACAAAGAAGAAGTTAGGCAATTGCCCTGTTTTCATCTCTTCCATAAAAAATGTGTGGATCAATGGCTAAGAATTATATCATGCTGCCCTCTTTGTAAACAAGGATTACAAAGGTAG